One genomic region from Anopheles bellator chromosome 2, idAnoBellAS_SP24_06.2, whole genome shotgun sequence encodes:
- the LOC131211003 gene encoding inactive hydroxysteroid dehydrogenase-like protein 1: MLLTFLTFIGICSFASWVYENFRTPVLLIYRGLTQGSGNNFPEKYGPWAVITGGSDGIGKGYAHYLARQGMKVLLIARNEAKLKKVSQEITEKYGVETKILVADFSKGEQIYHGLETELTTLDIGILVNNVGVINEKPIRLEAMDKKLLWSLINVNVAAATLLCSILIPAMKRKRRGLIVNISSLSALAPTPYLAVYAATKAYMTSFSLALRQELLSYGVECQTVSPGYVETNMTEYLTQPNAPKKHFTQQLVKVKDFLHYAGYTIGKVDITCGHFTHGIQTALLKILPDWLKLRVYTKMYTHLLHKFSH; encoded by the exons ATGCTGCTCACGTTCTTGACGTTCATAGGGATCTGCAGTTTTGCCAGTTGGGTGTATGAAAACTTCCGCACACCAGTGCTGTTAATCTATCGAGGGTTAACCCAAGGGAGCGGCAATAACTTTCCTGAAAAGTATGGGCCATGGGCTG TCATTACAGGAGGCTCTGATGGAATCGGCAAAGGGTATGCGCACTACTTAGCCCGGCAGGGCATGAAAGTTTTGCTCATAGCACGCAACGAGGCCAAACTGAAGAAAGTGTCGCAAGAGATCACCGAAAAGTATGGCGTAGAAACAAAGATTCTAGTTGCCGATTTTTCGAAGGGCGAGCAAATTTATCACGGACTAGAAACGGAGCTCACTACACTTGACATCGGCATTCTGG TCAACAACGTTGGAGTGATAAACGAAAAGCCGATTCGCTTAGAAGCAATGGACAAAAAATTGCTTTGGAGTCTCATCAACGTAAATGTGGCTGCTGCAACGTTGCTATGCAGCATACTAATACCCGCCATGAAACGCAAAAGGCGAGGGCTTATCGTAAATATTTCGTCACTATCGGCCTTAGCCCCTACTCCTTATCTCGCGGTTTACGCGGCAACGAAGGCTTACATGACCAGCTTTTCGCTAGCATTGCGCCAAGAGTTACTTTCGTACGGGGTCGAATGTCAAACGGTTTCTCCGGGTTACGTGGAAACTAATATGACGGAGTACCTCACGCAGCCGAATGCGCCGAAGAAGCATTTTACCCAGCAATtggtgaaagtgaaagattTTTTGCATTACGCAGGGTACACGATTGGGAAAGTTGACATTACATGTGGTCACTTTACACACGGAATACAG ACTGCTCTTTTAAAAATACTTCCAGATTGGTTGAAACTGCGTGTGTACACAAAAATGTACACTCATTTACTGCACAAGTTTTCCCATTAA
- the LOC131211004 gene encoding ribosome maturation protein SBDS has translation MPKIFTPTNQIRLTNVAVVRMKKGGKRFEVACYKNKVLSWRNGTEKDLDEVLQTVAVFNNVSKGEVAKKEELQKAFGTDNVTEICREILAKGELQVSEKERQDQLESMFKEIATNVADKCVNPETKRPYPVSIIEKSMKDIHYSIKPHRNAKQQALDVIRLLKESIPLERAKMRLKLTLPAKDAKRFKERIARVSSTATESEKWESERLVLTCLIDPGSYREMDDIMRIELKGAGALEVLNLKEIKEGEEVLE, from the coding sequence ATGCCGAAAATATTCACCCCTACTAACCAAATCCGCCTTACGAATGTGGCTGTCGTACGTATGAAAAAGGGTGGCAAGCGATTCGAAGTGGCTTGCTACAAAAATAAAGTACTTTCGTGGCgcaacggcaccgaaaaggatCTCGACGAAGTGTTGCAGACAGTCGCTGTTTTCAACAACGTTTCCAAAGGAGAGGTGGCGAAGAAGGAAGAGCTGCAGAAGGCATTCGGGACGGACAATGTGACCGAAATTTGTAGAGAAATTTTAGCCAAAGGCGAGCTGCAGGTTTCAGAAAAGGAGCGCCAGGACCAGTTGGAATCGATGTTTAAAGAGATCGCTACTAATGTTGCCGACAAGTGCGTTAATCCAGAGACGAAACGTCCCTATCCGGTttcaataattgaaaaatctaTGAAGGACATCCACTACTCCATAAAACCTCATCGCAATGCCAAACAACAAGCGCTTGATGTGATTCGTCTGCTCAAAGAGTCGATCCCACTGGAACGTGCAAAAATGCGTTTGAAGCTGACGCTACCGGCGAAGGACGCCAAACGGTTCAAGGAACGCATAGCAAGAGTTAGTTCAACGGCCACGGAGAGCGAAAAATGGGAAAGCGAACGACTAGTGCTAACATGCCTTATTGATCCGGGTAGCTATCGTGAAATGGACGACATTATGCGGATCGAATTGAAAGGGGCTGGAGCGCTGGAAGTGTTGAACTTGAAGGAAATcaaagaaggcgaagaagtCCTGGAATAA
- the LOC131208236 gene encoding zinc finger protein 30 homolog, with protein MEEIDHTCLEKSQTFAEAAGKLELNKALAICKFCGKTFKFHAMLRQHEKIHFGVKQFECEICGRRFLHKGTLKCHLRMHTGETPYKCPHCPLAFRGQTALNCHVFRHTKMGVKCSECSKIFATNSIVKQHIKQVHSATRSHVCNICGITYKYLKSLKLHLQNHEKRVCPECDTVFSSVYAMLRHRKGHVKESTPFQCAFCNRSFKQKADLKSHDRLRGRAFQCDICCHSFNKQMFLTNHKRRVHWQQLGLEQLKIAQPKQGWNRKGVPKPKHRESTTYTDGAGIKNGSIKGSLTHSTVLDTDHIGTNFYDDELSVSRKQNVRNLTDASVTTEETTTVCELGIMDDEKNAAMKHFESAFATNETLSGRDNDVSEKLLDRSHDSPSSTLPTTSEPLTNQRDKTRRKPKTEQEPLICEMCGKRYASATTLAVHRANRHHSQRFPCDKCERSFGYRCYLEQHIRMQHQNELIVCKLCTKRFKYVQDFKVHMKHHDDDKPFKCDQCTSTFRFPSALRSHRLLHSDEWPFQCDCGKRFRFENSLRVHKRLHGGEKLFACSVCDRKFATKAPMLRHMHNVHKNGKQMSCAVCNVVFYKKVDLVVHQSKEHPNHVLVGKVSRVYSCEHCGKEFIKKSNLKTHSYIHEDIYRYSCKVCLENFKQYAGLRNHMISTHRQTKGTEKPD; from the exons atggaAGAAATAGATCACACTTGCCTGGAAAAGTCGCAAACATTTGCGGAG GCCGCAGGCAAGCTGGAATTGAACAAGGCGCTCGCCATATGCAAATTCTGTGGCAAAACATTTAAGTTTCACGCAATGCTCCGACAGCACGAAAAGATCCATTTCGGTGTCAAACAGTTCGAATGCGAGATCTGTGGTCGCCGCTTTCTTCATAAAGGCACACTAAAATGTCACCTGCGAATGCATACCGGCGAAACACCATATAAATGCCCACACTGTCCACTGGCTTTCCGCGGACAGACCGCCCTGAATTGCCATGTTTTCCGGCACACCAAGATGGGAGTAAAGTGTTCGGAATGCTCAAAgatttttgcaacaaactCTATTGTTAAGCAACACATCAAACAGGTTCACAGCGCGACTCGATCGCACGTTTGCAACATCTGTGGAATTACTTACAAGTACTTGAAAAGCTTAAAGTTGCATCTTCAGAATCACGAGAAACGCGTTTGTCCCGAGTGCGACACTGTGTTTTCCAGTGTTTACGCAATGCTAAGGCACCGTAAAGGTCATGTGAAAGAAAGTACCCCATTTCAATGTGCATTCTGCAATCGCAGCTTTAAGCAGAAAGCCGATCTTAAATCGCATGATAGATTGCGCGGACGAGCCTTTCAGTGCGATATTTGTTGCCACAGTTTCAACAAACAGATGTTTCtaacaaaccacaaacgcCGCGTCCACTGGCAACAACTGGGTTTAGAACAATTGAAAATAGCACAGCCAAAGCAAGGTTGGAATCGTAAAGGTGTTCCAAAACCAAAGCACCGTGAATCGACGACTTACACCGATGGCGCGGGGATCAAAAACGGCTCGATCAAGGGATCTCTGACCCACTCGACAGTTCTCGATACTGACCACATTGGGACCAATTTTTACGATGATGAGCTATCAGTGTCCAGGAAGCAAAATGTTAGAAACCTTACGGATGCGTCTGTGACAACTGAAGAAACAACCACAGTCTGTGAGTTGGGAATAATGGACGATGAAAAAAATGCTGCTATG AAGCATTTTGAAAGTGCATTCGCAACGAACGAGACATTAAGTGGACGTGATAACGATGTATCGGAAAAGTTGCTCGATAGGTCACACGACAGCCCATCTTCAACACTCCCCACCACCTCAGAACCTCTAACCAATCAACGGGATAAGACTCGCCGCAAACCGAAAACTGAACAAGAG CCTTTAATTTGTGAGATGTGCGGAAAACGGTACGCTTCTGCCACTACACTCGCTGTCCATCGTGCAAACCGGCACCACTCTCAGCGCTTCCCTTGTGACAAGTGTGAAAGATCCTTTGGATATCGCTGTTACCTGGAGCAGCATATCCGGATGCAACACCAAAACGAGCTGATAGTTTGCAAACTGTGCACGAAGAGGTTCAAATATGTGCAAGATTTTAAAGTGCACATGAAACACCACGATGACGACAAACCCTTCAAATGTGATCAATGCACGTCTacgtttcgatttccgagTGCTCTGCGAAGTCACCGCTTGCTTCACAGCGACGAGTGGCCGTTCCAGTGTGACTGTGGCAAGCGATTTCGCTTTGAGAACAGTTTACGCGTACACAAACGATTGCATGGGGGAGAAAAACTGTTTGCATGTTCAGTTTGTGACCGTAAATTTGCTACCAAGGCACCAATGTTGCGGCACATGCATAATgtgcataaaaatggcaaacaaatgagCTGTGCGGTATGCAACGTTGTGTTTTATAAAAAGGTAGATTTGGTGGTTCACCAAAGCAAGGAGCATCCCAATCACGTTTTGGTCGGCAAAGTGTCACGGGTTTATAGCTGCGAACATTGTGGTAAAGAGTTTATCAAGAAAAGCAACTTGAAAACACATTCCTACATCCACGAGGATATTTATAGATATAGCTGCAAAGTGTGCcttgaaaattttaaacaatatGCCGGTCTGCGGAACCACATGATAAGCACACATCGACAAACAAAAGGGACGGAGAAGCCCGactag
- the LOC131212068 gene encoding ER membrane protein complex subunit 3, whose amino-acid sequence MAELLIDPNIRGWVFLPIVVITFLVGIIRHYFSILISSQKKVEVTQIQDSQAMIRARLLRENGKYLTQQSFAMRRHYFNNEETGYFKTQKRAPPSPNSTAMLSDLVKGNFINVLPMIVIGGWINWMFSGFVTTKVPFPLTLRFKPMLQRGIELASLDAAWVSSASWYFLNVFGLRSIYTLVLGENNAADQTQSMQDQMSGAAVAMPQDPKAAFKAEWEALQITEYQNALANVETELLTGTGIPLMGDQHAAGQNSLFSPTNRAEDGLPLRN is encoded by the exons ATGGCCGAACTGTTAATCGATCCAAACATTCGGGGGTGGGTTTTCCTGCCAATCGTAGTCATCACGTTCCTCGTGGGAATCATCAGACACTATTTCTCGATACTGATATCGTCGCAGAAGAAGGTAGAAGTGACACAGATTCAGGACAGTCAGGCCATGATTCGTGCGCGATTGTtgcgggaaaatggaaaatatctTACTCAACAATCCTTCGCCATGCGTCGGCACTATTTCAATAACGAAGAAACGGGATACTTTAAAACGCAAAAGCGTGCTCCACCCAGCCCAAATTCTACGGCCATGCTATCAGACTTGGTGAAAGGAAACTTTATCAATGTACTCCCGATGATTGTTATTGGTGGTTGGATCAATTGGATGTTCTCCGGATTCGTGACCACCAAAGTGCCATTTCCTCTGACGCTGCGCTTCAAGCCTATGTTGCAAAGGGGCATCGAACTGGCGTCTCTGGATGCTGCCTGGGTATCGTCCGCTTCCTGGTATTTCCTAAACGTGTTTGGGTTGCGAAGTATCTACACTCTGGTGCTGGGCGAAAACAATG CTGCCGACCAAACGCAATCCATGCAAGATCAAATGTCTGGTGCTGCCGTAGCGATGCCGCAAGATCCGAAAGCTGCTTTCAAGGCGGAATGGGAAGCACTGCAAATCACGGAATATCAGAATGCCCTTGCAAATGTCGAAACAGAGTTGCTAACGGGCACTGGGATACCACTAATGGGAGATCAACATGCAGCGGGCCAAAATTCCTTGTTCAGCCCCACAAACCGGGCGGAGGATGGACTGCCGCTTAGGAATTAG
- the LOC131212071 gene encoding protein phosphatase 1 regulatory subunit 14B: protein MQCGVETMNECERSPGRTGLRVNFTEKGEVKERREKFLTAKYGSHQMSLIRKRLAVEMWLYDELQKLFDPPTEAIDVDIDEILDMDTDDIRRSHLYSLLSTCKRPPQDISKFISDLLDRAKTL from the exons ATGCAGTGTGGAGTTGAAACGATGAATGAATGCGAACGATCACCGGGCCGCACGGGACTGCGGGTGAATTTTACTGAAAAAGGAGAGGTTAAGGAGCGTCGCGAAAAATTCTTGACCGCCAAGTATGGATCGCACCAGATGAGTCTTATACGGAAACGGTTGGCCGTAGAAATGTGGCTATACGATGAACTGCAGAAATTGTTCGATCCACCA ACGGAAGCCATTGACGTGGATATCGATGAAATTCTGGATATGGACACGGATGACATAAGACGATCACATCTTTAT AGCCTACTGTCTACATGCAAACGACCACCTCAAGATATATCG aaatttattagtGATCTGTTGGACCGAGCCAAAACACTTTGA